The following coding sequences lie in one Rhodohalobacter barkolensis genomic window:
- a CDS encoding HPr-rel-A system PqqD family peptide chaperone has translation MKIKKSLAISETGFVFDPSTGDSYTLNPTALEIIQLLKKDHSPEQISEIITQKYDVDESAFERYFYDFIGMLRQMQLVALDDE, from the coding sequence ATGAAAATCAAAAAAAGCTTGGCCATCAGCGAAACGGGTTTTGTTTTTGACCCATCCACCGGAGACTCATACACACTGAATCCTACCGCACTCGAAATCATTCAGCTTTTAAAAAAGGATCATTCTCCCGAACAGATTTCAGAAATTATTACACAGAAGTATGACGTGGATGAAAGTGCCTTTGAAAGGTATTTCTATGACTTTATCGGAATGCTGAGACAGATGCAGCTGGTGGCTCTTGATGATGAGTAA
- a CDS encoding efflux RND transporter periplasmic adaptor subunit, which yields MNKNMKPISGMLTLLFAITLISGCSSDDTTVTEQNAVEVELRTAEASTTQSGMVFPAKVESNNQANLSTIVMGTVTSVPVTVGDRVNEGDVLVRIKDDQIRAQKSQIEANMVQAKANLDNTEINYNRIKNLYAEESATSKELDDITTMYEIAKANMEALEARLNEVNEMLSYTVIRAPFSGIVSGKFVSEGDMASPGHPLVSVADPGSVKITATVAENQISSLEEGSNVSVSISSAGMSDVPARLTAISEAGNPMSRQFSIEAVIDDAEIINKLKVGMFAQIRVNNDETESLTIPADAIVERGQLTGIYTISDSDRAVLRWVRLGERSGDLIEVITGLKPGEQFVYAPGQSIRQGQLLSIR from the coding sequence ATGAATAAGAACATGAAACCTATTTCAGGAATGTTAACTCTGCTGTTTGCCATAACACTTATAAGTGGTTGTAGCTCAGACGATACAACAGTAACTGAACAAAATGCAGTCGAAGTTGAGCTTCGTACAGCAGAAGCTTCAACAACTCAATCGGGAATGGTATTCCCTGCCAAAGTTGAAAGCAATAATCAGGCGAACCTCAGCACCATTGTAATGGGAACCGTCACATCAGTTCCCGTAACTGTAGGCGACCGGGTTAATGAAGGTGATGTATTAGTTCGAATTAAAGATGATCAAATCCGGGCTCAAAAATCCCAGATTGAAGCCAATATGGTTCAGGCCAAAGCGAATCTCGATAATACCGAAATAAACTATAACCGGATTAAAAACCTATATGCCGAAGAGAGTGCAACATCGAAAGAACTGGACGACATTACTACGATGTATGAAATAGCGAAAGCCAATATGGAAGCATTGGAGGCAAGGCTGAATGAAGTGAATGAGATGCTCTCCTACACTGTAATCCGTGCTCCTTTTTCCGGTATTGTAAGCGGTAAGTTTGTCTCTGAAGGTGATATGGCATCTCCAGGACATCCGCTGGTTTCCGTTGCAGATCCCGGTTCTGTCAAAATCACCGCTACAGTAGCAGAGAATCAAATTTCAAGTCTTGAAGAAGGCTCAAACGTTTCAGTTTCTATTTCTTCTGCAGGAATGTCTGACGTTCCTGCCCGCCTTACCGCAATCAGTGAGGCCGGAAACCCTATGAGTCGCCAATTTTCGATTGAGGCAGTTATTGACGATGCAGAGATTATCAACAAACTAAAAGTTGGAATGTTTGCTCAGATCAGGGTGAATAATGATGAGACAGAAAGTTTAACCATACCTGCTGATGCCATTGTTGAACGCGGTCAGCTCACCGGAATCTATACCATATCTGACAGCGATCGTGCCGTTTTGAGGTGGGTTCGTCTTGGGGAAAGATCAGGTGATTTGATAGAAGTCATTACAGGACTTAAACCGGGAGAACAGTTTGTCTATGCACCGGGTCAGTCCATACGCCAGGGACAACTGCTGAGCATACGATAG
- a CDS encoding efflux RND transporter permease subunit encodes MKTGLAGKIAQAFIDSKLTLLLMIAFLAIGVYGVWLTPSEEEPQIDVPMADIYVGYPGASPQEVENRIAIPLEKILSNISGVEYVYSTSMPEQAMVSARFYVGQDIEESLVRLYNEIMKFMDTKPEPVTMPLIKTRSINDVPIVTLTLWSDNHDDYQLRRVAQELDNEIKSIADVAETKIHGGRSRTVEVILDKEKMASMMIDPLRVAQTIQAANSEFKSGSFTQNDEEFLVQTGNFLETADDVGSLVVDVREGDPILLRDVAQIKDGPGEAGNYVSYIPGPVSSKEKQLEAGTSYPAVSISVAKRQGADAMTIASQIDEMVDKLSGSVITSEIQVETTRNYGETATEKVSTLLIHLIVAVLAVSFVVFLAMGWRGALVVFISVPITFALTLFFYYMYDYTLNRITLFALVFVTGIVVDNSIIVAENMHRHFKMRNLPFKQAAIYAINEVGNPTILATFTVIAAVIPMAFVSGLMGPYMSPIAIGATVAMILSLIISLIATPWLGYRLLRAARVQSSGNSGKGYKLEETFIFKVYDKTMRPLMESTWKRWAFLLGTTVVLFATLMLFYIRWVEVKMLPFDNKNEIQLIIDMPEGTTLERTEAVAQEVGLVMLEIPEVYDYQIYSGTNAPINFNGLVRSYDLRQSSNVADIQVNLVDKSLRSDQSHDIAKRMRPLVQAVGEKYNANVKVVEVPPGPPVMSTLVAEIYGPDLEMQRWIGEDIMGIFTQTPGIVDSDWMVEADQTEYRFNVQREKAAVSGVMPNQVSESLGMILGQHPVSSLYSEDEATLVPITMKLDEIDRSGVDRLAGLHVQSRTGAMIPIGDMVQQEERTLEKSIHRKNQRRVIYVTAEVAGEIESPVYAILDARDEIDNIALPAGYSLEQAFSGQPFTSEDLTVKWDGEWQITLEVFRDLGIAFAVVLVIIYILIVGWFQDFGVPIIMMIAIPLSLIGILIGHWVTGAFFTATSMIGLIALAGIMVRNSVLLIDFIQISLRQGNTLADAVVEAGAVRTMPILLTAGTVVIGAIVILFDPIFQGLAISLMGGAIASTALTLITVPLIYFMVNKNRKTEDIVRN; translated from the coding sequence ATGAAAACCGGATTAGCAGGTAAAATTGCACAGGCGTTTATCGATTCGAAGCTGACACTGCTTCTTATGATCGCCTTTTTAGCCATCGGTGTGTATGGCGTATGGCTCACACCGAGTGAAGAAGAACCCCAGATTGATGTACCCATGGCCGATATTTATGTCGGCTATCCCGGTGCATCGCCGCAGGAAGTTGAAAACCGTATTGCCATTCCATTGGAGAAAATTCTCTCCAACATTTCAGGAGTGGAATATGTGTATTCAACCTCTATGCCGGAGCAGGCCATGGTTTCAGCCCGATTTTATGTGGGCCAGGATATTGAGGAAAGCCTCGTGCGTCTCTACAACGAGATCATGAAATTTATGGATACCAAGCCGGAACCGGTCACCATGCCACTCATCAAAACGAGGTCTATCAACGATGTTCCGATTGTAACCCTTACACTCTGGAGTGATAATCACGACGACTATCAACTTCGCCGGGTAGCACAGGAGTTGGACAATGAGATCAAATCCATTGCTGATGTCGCTGAAACCAAAATTCACGGAGGTCGCTCCCGTACTGTTGAAGTGATTCTGGATAAAGAAAAAATGGCCTCCATGATGATCGACCCGCTTCGGGTAGCTCAAACTATTCAGGCGGCAAACAGTGAGTTTAAATCGGGTTCTTTTACTCAGAATGATGAGGAATTTCTGGTTCAAACCGGCAATTTCCTTGAAACAGCCGATGATGTAGGATCGCTCGTTGTGGATGTTCGGGAAGGTGATCCAATTTTGCTGAGAGATGTTGCTCAAATTAAAGATGGTCCCGGTGAAGCAGGAAACTACGTCTCCTACATTCCCGGACCGGTCTCTTCCAAAGAGAAACAGCTTGAGGCGGGAACCTCCTACCCTGCTGTTTCCATATCCGTAGCGAAGCGACAGGGCGCGGATGCGATGACCATTGCGTCTCAAATTGATGAGATGGTTGATAAGCTGAGCGGATCTGTCATCACATCAGAAATTCAGGTAGAAACCACACGTAATTACGGAGAGACGGCAACTGAAAAGGTCAGCACTCTCCTGATTCATCTAATTGTGGCTGTTTTAGCTGTATCTTTTGTGGTGTTCCTGGCGATGGGCTGGCGCGGAGCATTGGTTGTATTCATCTCTGTTCCGATCACCTTTGCACTCACGCTCTTCTTCTACTACATGTACGATTACACACTCAACCGTATTACACTGTTTGCCTTGGTGTTCGTGACCGGTATTGTAGTGGATAACTCCATTATTGTGGCAGAGAATATGCACCGCCACTTTAAGATGAGAAATCTGCCGTTTAAGCAGGCCGCGATCTATGCGATCAACGAGGTAGGTAACCCGACCATTCTTGCTACGTTTACGGTGATAGCCGCTGTTATCCCAATGGCGTTCGTTTCCGGTTTGATGGGGCCCTACATGAGTCCGATAGCGATTGGAGCCACCGTGGCGATGATTCTATCTTTGATAATTTCCCTGATCGCGACTCCGTGGCTAGGCTATCGGCTGCTGCGGGCTGCCAGAGTTCAATCAAGTGGAAACTCCGGTAAAGGTTATAAACTGGAAGAGACGTTCATTTTTAAGGTGTACGACAAAACCATGCGACCGCTGATGGAGAGTACCTGGAAACGATGGGCATTTCTTCTCGGAACCACGGTCGTACTATTTGCTACGCTGATGCTTTTCTACATCCGTTGGGTAGAGGTGAAAATGTTGCCATTTGATAACAAAAATGAGATTCAGCTCATCATCGATATGCCCGAGGGAACCACGCTTGAGCGGACGGAAGCGGTAGCTCAGGAAGTTGGGCTGGTCATGCTGGAAATCCCTGAAGTGTACGACTATCAGATCTACTCCGGAACCAATGCGCCGATTAATTTTAACGGACTGGTTCGTAGTTATGATCTGCGTCAATCATCAAATGTAGCCGATATTCAGGTGAATCTGGTAGACAAAAGCTTGCGATCGGACCAAAGTCACGATATTGCCAAGCGCATGAGACCGCTGGTTCAAGCCGTTGGTGAAAAGTATAATGCCAACGTCAAAGTGGTGGAAGTTCCACCCGGACCTCCCGTAATGTCTACCCTTGTGGCGGAGATTTATGGACCAGACCTGGAGATGCAGCGTTGGATTGGAGAGGATATTATGGGAATATTTACTCAAACGCCCGGTATTGTAGATAGCGATTGGATGGTGGAAGCCGATCAAACCGAATATCGATTTAACGTACAGCGAGAAAAAGCTGCTGTATCAGGTGTGATGCCAAATCAGGTATCGGAATCGCTCGGGATGATATTGGGGCAGCACCCCGTAAGTTCACTCTACAGTGAAGATGAAGCGACTCTGGTACCCATTACAATGAAACTGGATGAAATTGATCGTTCCGGAGTTGACCGCCTTGCCGGATTACATGTGCAATCGAGAACCGGAGCGATGATTCCGATCGGCGACATGGTTCAGCAGGAAGAGCGAACGCTTGAGAAAAGCATCCATCGCAAAAATCAGCGACGAGTGATTTACGTAACTGCAGAAGTTGCCGGCGAGATTGAAAGTCCGGTGTATGCCATTCTGGATGCAAGGGATGAGATCGACAATATTGCCCTCCCTGCCGGTTATTCGTTGGAACAGGCATTTTCCGGGCAGCCATTTACAAGCGAAGATCTGACCGTGAAGTGGGACGGTGAGTGGCAGATCACACTCGAAGTGTTCCGTGATCTGGGAATTGCCTTTGCGGTAGTGTTGGTCATTATCTACATCCTGATTGTAGGCTGGTTCCAGGACTTTGGCGTACCGATTATCATGATGATTGCCATTCCGCTTTCACTAATTGGAATTTTGATTGGTCACTGGGTTACCGGAGCCTTTTTTACAGCTACATCGATGATTGGATTGATCGCCCTGGCAGGAATTATGGTGAGAAACTCGGTGCTGCTGATCGACTTTATTCAGATCAGTTTGCGACAAGGCAATACGCTGGCTGACGCTGTAGTAGAAGCCGGTGCAGTGCGAACCATGCCGATCCTGCTTACGGCCGGAACGGTAGTGATTGGCGCGATTGTGATTCTGTTTGACCCGATATTCCAGGGGCTTGCCATCTCGCTGATGGGCGGAGCGATTGCATCCACTGCACTAACGCTGATCACCGTTCCGCTGATCTACTTTATGGTGAACAAGAATAGAAAAACCGAAGATATTGTGCGGAATTAA
- a CDS encoding DsrE family protein has translation MKALITLFATLIGFAGLANAQTDTESLFVVLTSDDAETQMMAMVLATQSLNKDVPVRVLLCSDAGELALKDSESPAFVPADRSPKQLLMGLMNNGVQVEVCGIFLPNRDYTEADLIDGVGTAAPPEVAEFMKQEGVRYFTF, from the coding sequence ATGAAAGCACTAATAACACTTTTTGCAACACTTATTGGATTTGCCGGACTGGCAAACGCTCAGACTGATACTGAGTCACTTTTTGTCGTGCTGACCTCAGACGATGCTGAAACTCAAATGATGGCGATGGTTCTGGCCACTCAGTCACTCAACAAAGATGTTCCCGTTCGCGTACTTCTCTGCAGTGACGCCGGCGAGTTGGCGCTCAAGGATTCAGAATCCCCAGCTTTTGTACCGGCTGATCGATCACCCAAACAGCTCCTGATGGGGTTAATGAATAACGGTGTTCAGGTTGAAGTTTGCGGTATTTTTCTGCCCAACCGGGATTATACAGAAGCTGACCTGATTGATGGAGTTGGAACCGCAGCACCACCGGAAGTAGCTGAATTCATGAAGCAGGAAGGCGTTCGGTACTTTACGTTTTAG
- a CDS encoding TolC family protein translates to MNLKISYVPKVYLILMLFLLPVQLPGQSNSNDDRLTVSLQEAMEIALEQNFSIEQAEFDVDKTEAQYRQTNAVFLPQLSFEYNAVSTNDPLNVFGFKLKQEIVSQQDFNPALLNDPDAYENYSAKFEVRQPLFNPDMIMQRGAVKSQLNSANEQLHGTRNHIRYQVRNQYYSLILHIRQLEVIGTALETASEHRRQAQNFFEEGLLSKEDFLAARVYELEMESRKLNTENQLNTAQEEMALLLGLDGSVKVIPTENLDGIEGTFVPSDITDIQVNNAQTRAIEQRVNAAERMSKSAKFNFLPKINLFGSYEFNDSEFAGFDASSYMIGANLRWNIFSGFSQAGKVMEARADYRKAQSMQQSHRFEMENRVREAYRTLEHAENELELTEESIAQSTEDVKIRTNRYREGMERTTDLLEAETKLAEAKLKNVMALYKYNMSIAALEMLLEQDFNN, encoded by the coding sequence CGCTTTGGAACAAAATTTCTCGATAGAACAAGCTGAATTTGACGTCGACAAAACCGAAGCTCAATATCGTCAAACAAATGCCGTATTTCTACCACAGCTCTCTTTCGAATACAATGCGGTTTCAACAAACGATCCGCTCAATGTTTTTGGGTTTAAGCTGAAGCAGGAAATAGTAAGTCAGCAGGATTTTAACCCTGCCCTATTGAATGATCCGGATGCTTACGAAAACTACAGTGCTAAGTTTGAAGTACGTCAGCCACTGTTTAATCCGGATATGATAATGCAGCGCGGTGCTGTAAAGAGTCAATTAAATTCCGCCAATGAACAGCTGCATGGAACAAGGAACCATATCAGATATCAGGTTCGAAATCAGTACTACAGCCTGATTCTCCATATACGTCAGCTCGAAGTGATCGGAACTGCGCTGGAAACAGCGTCCGAGCACAGACGACAGGCGCAAAACTTTTTTGAAGAGGGACTACTCAGCAAGGAGGATTTTCTGGCCGCCAGGGTTTACGAACTGGAAATGGAAAGTCGCAAGCTTAATACTGAAAATCAGCTGAACACCGCGCAGGAAGAGATGGCTCTTTTATTGGGTCTGGATGGATCTGTGAAGGTAATACCAACTGAAAATCTGGATGGTATTGAAGGCACATTCGTTCCATCTGACATTACCGACATTCAGGTGAATAATGCACAGACCCGTGCAATTGAACAGAGAGTAAATGCAGCTGAAAGAATGAGCAAGTCGGCCAAATTCAATTTTCTTCCAAAGATTAATCTGTTTGGTAGTTACGAATTCAACGATTCTGAGTTTGCAGGTTTCGATGCCAGCTCCTACATGATTGGTGCTAATCTGAGATGGAATATTTTTTCCGGGTTTAGTCAGGCCGGTAAAGTGATGGAAGCCCGTGCTGATTATAGAAAGGCTCAAAGCATGCAGCAAAGCCACAGATTTGAAATGGAAAACAGGGTTCGTGAGGCATATCGAACATTGGAGCATGCAGAAAATGAGCTCGAACTTACCGAAGAATCGATTGCACAATCTACCGAGGATGTGAAAATCCGAACCAACCGCTACCGCGAAGGGATGGAGCGAACTACCGATTTACTGGAAGCTGAAACAAAATTAGCCGAAGCCAAACTGAAAAACGTGATGGCTCTCTACAAATACAATATGAGTATCGCCGCACTGGAGATGCTTCTTGAACAGGATTTTAACAACTAA
- a CDS encoding ATP-grasp domain-containing protein, with translation MMSKTLNIAISGLNNVDSPGPGIPVIRGIRESNKFESRIIGLAYENLEPGPFMHDFVDKTYKVPYPSEGVESLMERISYIHNRENIDVLIPNFDSEIFVFIKLADRLKEMGIHTFLPTLQQFEERHKSNLPAFGKKHGIKVPDSYPVTSASEIFDLKKDQKVDYPLVIKGIFYDAFIAGNSEQAAIYFNKISAKWGLPVVVQQFVKGTEVNVVALGDGTGKTVGAVPMRKQYITDKGKAWGGITLDDPGMIDYTHKLIASTKWRGGMELELIRTADNELFLIEINPRLPAWVYLAVAAGQNLPEAMIQLATGENVSPFTDFAIGKIFIRYSFDMICSMDEFQKLSTTGEL, from the coding sequence ATGATGAGTAAAACACTGAATATTGCTATTTCGGGTCTGAACAATGTGGATAGTCCAGGACCGGGAATTCCGGTGATACGAGGTATTCGGGAATCAAATAAATTTGAATCCCGAATCATAGGTTTGGCTTACGAAAATCTGGAACCGGGACCCTTTATGCACGATTTTGTGGATAAAACTTACAAAGTCCCCTATCCGTCAGAGGGTGTGGAATCTTTGATGGAAAGAATCAGCTATATTCACAACCGGGAAAATATTGATGTACTGATTCCGAATTTTGACTCAGAAATATTTGTGTTCATCAAATTGGCTGATCGATTAAAAGAAATGGGGATCCACACGTTTTTACCCACGTTGCAGCAGTTCGAAGAGAGACACAAAAGTAACCTGCCCGCCTTTGGTAAAAAACACGGTATAAAAGTCCCTGACAGCTACCCTGTTACATCAGCATCAGAAATATTCGACTTGAAGAAAGATCAAAAAGTTGACTATCCGTTGGTAATTAAAGGAATATTCTATGATGCCTTTATTGCGGGCAACTCAGAACAGGCAGCCATCTACTTTAACAAGATCAGTGCGAAATGGGGTCTCCCGGTTGTAGTTCAGCAGTTTGTAAAAGGAACAGAGGTAAATGTTGTAGCGCTGGGCGACGGAACAGGAAAAACAGTCGGAGCGGTTCCCATGCGCAAGCAGTATATCACCGATAAGGGAAAAGCGTGGGGTGGTATTACGCTTGATGATCCCGGGATGATTGACTACACACACAAACTAATTGCATCCACAAAGTGGAGAGGTGGAATGGAGCTGGAACTCATACGTACCGCCGATAATGAACTCTTCCTCATTGAGATCAATCCACGGCTACCGGCTTGGGTTTATCTAGCCGTAGCTGCCGGACAAAATCTACCCGAGGCCATGATTCAGCTTGCAACAGGAGAAAATGTGAGTCCCTTCACTGATTTTGCAATCGGAAAAATATTTATCCGATACTCGTTTGATATGATTTGCAGCATGGATGAATTTCAAAAACTATCTACAACCGGAGAACTATAA